In a single window of the Bradyrhizobium sp. ORS 285 genome:
- the ugpE gene encoding sn-glycerol-3-phosphate ABC transporter permease UgpE gives MVEHRPLRDLVAYIVLSLGVLIFAFPVYVAFVASTYDAATVVSGNLPLVPGGRMLENYYRAVFVGGSRFMNQPVGVLLANSFITAIGIAVGKIFISILSAFAIVYFRFPFRKTAFWVIFITLMLPVEVRIYPTYKIVADLRMLDTYAGLILPLIASATGTLLFRQFFMTIPDELLEASRIDGAGPLRFFWDTLLPLSMTTVAALFVIQFIYGWNQYLWPLLITTKDSMQTIVIGIKKMLTTTDELAEWQLAMATAVLAMLPPVAVVVFMQRLFVKGLVETEK, from the coding sequence ATGGTTGAGCATCGTCCGCTCCGGGACCTCGTCGCCTACATCGTACTCTCACTGGGCGTGCTGATCTTCGCCTTCCCGGTTTACGTCGCCTTCGTCGCCTCGACCTATGACGCGGCGACCGTCGTCAGCGGCAACCTGCCGCTCGTCCCGGGCGGCCGCATGCTGGAGAACTACTATCGCGCGGTGTTCGTCGGCGGCTCGCGGTTCATGAACCAGCCGGTGGGCGTGCTGCTCGCCAACTCTTTCATCACCGCGATCGGGATTGCCGTCGGCAAGATCTTCATCTCGATCCTGTCGGCGTTCGCGATCGTGTATTTCCGCTTTCCCTTTCGCAAGACGGCGTTCTGGGTCATCTTCATCACCCTGATGCTGCCGGTCGAGGTCCGCATCTATCCGACCTACAAGATCGTCGCCGATCTGCGCATGCTCGATACCTATGCCGGCCTGATCCTGCCGCTGATCGCCTCGGCCACCGGAACGCTGCTGTTCCGCCAGTTCTTCATGACCATTCCTGACGAGCTGCTGGAGGCGTCGCGCATCGACGGTGCCGGCCCCCTGCGGTTCTTCTGGGACACGCTGCTGCCGCTATCGATGACGACCGTGGCGGCGCTGTTCGTGATCCAGTTCATCTACGGCTGGAATCAGTATCTCTGGCCGCTGCTGATCACCACCAAGGACTCGATGCAGACCATCGTGATCGGCATCAAGAAGATGCTGACCACGACCGACGAGCTCGCCGAGTGGCAGCTCGCGATGGCGACCGCCGTGCTCGCCATGTTGCCGCCGGTCGCCGTCGTCGTCTTCATGCAGCGCCTGTTCGTGAAGGGCTTGGTGGAGACGGAAAAGTGA
- a CDS encoding DUF1150 domain-containing protein, which yields MTEGNVASESPVSLESLATLGEGHIAYVKQIRSEDVPGLFPQAPQIAPGLKLFALHAADGTPIMLTDSREAAIANAWSHELQAVSVH from the coding sequence ATGACTGAAGGTAATGTTGCGTCGGAATCCCCCGTCTCCCTGGAGTCGCTGGCGACCTTGGGCGAAGGCCACATCGCTTACGTGAAGCAGATCCGCTCCGAAGACGTGCCCGGACTGTTTCCGCAGGCGCCGCAGATCGCGCCGGGACTGAAGCTGTTCGCCCTGCATGCCGCCGACGGCACGCCGATCATGCTCACCGACAGCCGCGAAGCCGCGATTGCTAACGCGTGGAGCCACGAACTCCAGGCCGTGAGCGTTCACTAA
- the ugpA gene encoding sn-glycerol-3-phosphate ABC transporter permease UgpA, producing MEKSVVFNGKLLPYLLLAPQLAITLIFFYWPASQAIWQSFLREDAFGLNSEFVGLENYQALFAQPEYYTAIGTTVVFSSLVTVLSLGVALLFATQADKNLKGASVYKTLMIWPYAVAPAIAGVLWFFIFHPTLGTLARPLRIMGFDWNPMLNGTHAMVLVVMAAVWKQVAYNFLFFLAGLQAIPKSVIEAGAIDGAGPLRRFWTIIFPLLSPTTFFLLVVNIVYVFFETFGIIDAVTGGGPAGSTTTMVYKVFADGRLGGDLGGSAAQSVVLMLIVIALTAIQFRYVERKVQY from the coding sequence ATGGAAAAGTCGGTCGTCTTCAACGGCAAGCTGTTGCCCTACCTGCTGCTGGCGCCGCAGCTCGCGATCACACTGATCTTCTTCTACTGGCCGGCCAGCCAGGCGATCTGGCAGTCCTTCCTGCGCGAGGACGCCTTCGGCCTCAATTCCGAATTCGTCGGGCTCGAGAACTACCAGGCGCTGTTCGCCCAGCCGGAATATTACACCGCCATCGGCACGACGGTGGTGTTCTCGTCGCTGGTCACCGTGCTGTCGCTCGGCGTCGCGCTGCTGTTCGCGACGCAAGCCGACAAGAACCTCAAGGGCGCATCCGTCTACAAGACGCTGATGATCTGGCCTTATGCGGTGGCGCCCGCGATCGCCGGCGTGCTCTGGTTCTTCATCTTCCACCCCACCCTCGGCACCCTGGCCCGCCCGCTGCGCATCATGGGCTTCGACTGGAATCCGATGCTCAACGGCACCCACGCGATGGTGCTGGTGGTGATGGCCGCGGTCTGGAAGCAGGTCGCCTACAATTTCCTGTTCTTCCTCGCCGGCCTGCAGGCGATCCCGAAGAGCGTGATCGAGGCCGGCGCGATCGACGGTGCGGGGCCCCTTCGTAGGTTCTGGACCATCATCTTCCCGCTGCTATCCCCGACCACCTTCTTCCTGTTGGTCGTCAACATCGTCTACGTGTTCTTCGAGACCTTCGGCATCATCGACGCGGTCACCGGCGGCGGACCGGCCGGCTCGACCACCACGATGGTCTACAAGGTATTTGCCGACGGCCGGCTCGGCGGCGACCTCGGTGGCTCCGCTGCGCAATCGGTCGTGCTGATGTTGATCGTGATCGCGCTGACCGCGATCCAGTTCCGCTACGTCGAGCGCAAGGTGCAGTACTGA
- a CDS encoding Hsp20 family protein: MSRVPSLSSPFLLGFDEIERVLDRVVKGADGYPPYNIERFERTNGQPERLRITLAVAGFTRDQLDVTIEENQLVIRGRQQDDKTRQYIHRGIAARHFQRTFVLAEGMHVLGADLKNGLLSVDLARPEPERIVKTIAINEHE; this comes from the coding sequence ATGTCTCGTGTTCCTTCGCTCTCCAGCCCGTTCCTTCTGGGCTTCGACGAGATCGAGCGTGTGCTCGACCGCGTCGTCAAAGGTGCCGACGGTTATCCGCCCTACAATATCGAACGGTTCGAACGCACCAATGGCCAGCCCGAGCGGCTGCGGATCACGTTGGCGGTGGCGGGTTTCACCCGTGACCAACTCGATGTCACCATTGAGGAAAACCAGCTCGTTATCCGAGGCCGGCAGCAGGACGACAAGACCAGGCAATACATTCATCGCGGCATCGCCGCGCGCCACTTCCAGCGCACCTTCGTGCTGGCGGAGGGAATGCACGTGCTCGGTGCGGACCTGAAGAACGGGCTGTTGTCGGTCGATCTGGCCAGGCCTGAACCTGAGCGGATCGTTAAGACAATAGCGATCAATGAACACGAATAA
- a CDS encoding GNAT family N-acetyltransferase: MSPLVTPVSATELRSDDSLATSLLALNNAHASELSWLTPEALAHLIRQAWRAWRIGEADALLIALDQTVDYDSPNYHWFRARYDRFIYVDRIVVAQSARGRGLARVLYEQLVRDAQAADHQRIVCEVNVDPPNPQSDAFHAALGFEPLATASIHGGTKTVRYLIKPLS; this comes from the coding sequence ATGAGTCCGTTGGTCACACCGGTGAGCGCGACCGAGCTACGAAGCGACGATTCGCTAGCGACGAGTCTCCTCGCGCTCAACAATGCGCATGCGTCCGAGCTGTCATGGCTGACGCCCGAGGCGCTCGCCCATCTGATCAGGCAGGCGTGGCGCGCCTGGCGGATCGGCGAAGCCGACGCGCTGCTGATCGCGCTGGACCAGACCGTCGACTACGACAGTCCAAACTATCACTGGTTCCGCGCCCGCTATGATCGTTTCATCTATGTCGATCGAATCGTTGTGGCCCAGAGTGCGCGCGGGCGGGGGCTCGCACGCGTGCTCTATGAGCAGCTGGTTCGTGATGCCCAGGCGGCGGATCATCAGCGCATCGTCTGCGAAGTCAATGTCGATCCGCCGAATCCGCAATCCGATGCCTTCCACGCCGCGCTCGGCTTCGAGCCGCTGGCAACAGCCAGCATCCACGGCGGCACCAAGACCGTGCGCTACCTGATCAAGCCGTTGAGCTAG
- the ptsN gene encoding PTS IIA-like nitrogen regulatory protein PtsN, translating into MPITDLVAPEAILPALKVISKKQTLQELAARAAALTGQNERSVFEVLLQREKLGTTAVGYGVAIPHGKLPKLEKLFGLFARLERPIDFEAMDGQPVDLVFLLLAPEGAGADHLKALARIARLLRDQDVAKKLRASRDAQAIYSVLALPPASAA; encoded by the coding sequence ATGCCGATTACCGATCTGGTCGCACCCGAGGCGATCCTGCCGGCTTTGAAGGTCATCAGTAAGAAGCAGACGCTCCAGGAGCTGGCGGCGCGTGCGGCTGCGCTGACCGGGCAGAATGAGCGGAGCGTGTTCGAGGTTCTGCTGCAGCGGGAGAAGCTCGGCACGACGGCGGTGGGCTACGGCGTGGCGATTCCCCATGGCAAGCTGCCGAAGCTGGAGAAGCTGTTCGGCCTGTTCGCCCGGCTTGAGCGGCCGATCGATTTCGAGGCCATGGACGGCCAGCCGGTCGATCTCGTGTTCCTCCTGCTCGCTCCCGAAGGCGCCGGCGCCGATCACCTGAAGGCGCTGGCGCGCATCGCCCGGCTGCTGCGCGACCAGGACGTCGCCAAGAAGCTCCGCGCCTCGCGCGATGCGCAGGCGATCTATTCGGTGCTGGCCCTGCCGCCGGCATCCGCGGCCTGA
- a CDS encoding sn-glycerol-3-phosphate import ATP-binding protein UgpC: protein MANVTLRNVRKVYPGGFEAIKGIDFEVGDGQFCVLVGPSGCGKSTLLRMVAGLETISSGEIDIGGRIVNAIEPAERDIAMVFQNYALYPHMSVYNNMAYGLRNRRVPEAEIKARVEDAARILELGSMLERKPRQLSGGQRQRVAMGRAIVRQPKVFLFDEPLSNLDAKLRIAMRVEIRKLQRRLATTAIYVTHDQLEAMTLADILVVMNGGKVEQIGNPLEIYQKPATTFVASFIGAPPMNLMPIGAVRAQLHGAEAVPAEAGQLGIRPEDFELGDTVPAGGIGLDLRVDAIEHVGAETYVYGARQDGGNNDSLTATANDVIVRLPGTTAPDIGTRIRAVAPRSKLHLFSADGRQRLAV, encoded by the coding sequence ATGGCCAACGTCACGCTCCGCAACGTCCGCAAGGTCTATCCCGGCGGCTTCGAGGCCATCAAAGGCATCGACTTCGAAGTCGGCGACGGCCAGTTCTGCGTGCTCGTCGGCCCCTCCGGCTGCGGCAAATCCACGCTGCTGCGGATGGTCGCCGGCCTGGAGACGATCTCGTCGGGCGAGATCGACATCGGAGGTCGCATCGTCAATGCGATCGAACCGGCCGAGCGCGACATCGCCATGGTGTTCCAGAACTACGCGCTCTATCCGCATATGAGCGTGTACAACAACATGGCCTATGGCTTGCGCAATCGCCGCGTGCCGGAAGCCGAGATCAAGGCGCGGGTCGAGGATGCCGCGCGCATCCTCGAGCTCGGCAGCATGCTGGAACGCAAGCCGCGCCAGCTCTCCGGCGGCCAGCGCCAGCGCGTCGCGATGGGCCGCGCCATCGTGCGGCAGCCGAAAGTGTTCCTGTTCGACGAGCCGCTGTCCAACCTCGACGCCAAGCTGCGCATCGCGATGCGGGTCGAGATCCGCAAGCTGCAGCGCCGCCTCGCCACGACGGCGATCTACGTCACGCACGACCAGCTCGAGGCGATGACGCTCGCCGACATTCTCGTGGTGATGAACGGCGGCAAGGTCGAGCAGATCGGCAACCCGCTCGAAATCTATCAGAAGCCGGCGACGACCTTCGTGGCCTCCTTCATCGGCGCGCCGCCGATGAACCTGATGCCGATCGGGGCCGTCCGGGCGCAGCTCCACGGCGCGGAGGCGGTTCCCGCGGAAGCCGGGCAGCTCGGCATTCGTCCCGAGGATTTCGAGCTTGGCGACACCGTGCCGGCCGGCGGCATCGGTCTCGACCTCCGCGTCGACGCGATCGAGCATGTCGGCGCCGAGACCTATGTCTACGGCGCCCGCCAGGATGGCGGCAACAATGACAGCCTCACCGCCACGGCGAACGACGTCATCGTGCGGCTGCCGGGCACCACGGCGCCCGACATTGGAACCCGGATCCGAGCCGTGGCGCCGCGATCCAAGCTGCACCTGTTCTCGGCCGACGGCCGGCAGCGGCTGGCCGTTTAA
- the hpf gene encoding ribosome hibernation-promoting factor, HPF/YfiA family, with amino-acid sequence MTLRISGKSISVSEALRGRVSERTDEVLRKYFDGNYSGHVTLSKDGFGFKTDCALHLDSGITLEAESNAPDAYASADQALLMIEKRLRRYKSRLKDRSARKSHAASAALAGLDGALLDAPSYVIEAPAEGDEEITGYNPVIIAENTTALKRLSVSEAVLELDLSGAPCMVFQHGSSGRVNIIYRRADGNIGWVDPPAVKP; translated from the coding sequence ATGACCCTGCGGATTTCCGGAAAGAGCATCAGCGTCAGCGAAGCGCTGCGCGGCCGCGTCAGCGAGCGCACCGACGAGGTGTTGCGCAAATATTTCGACGGCAATTATTCCGGCCACGTCACGCTCTCCAAGGACGGCTTCGGGTTCAAGACCGATTGCGCACTGCACCTTGATTCGGGGATCACCCTCGAGGCCGAATCGAACGCGCCGGATGCCTATGCCAGCGCCGACCAGGCGCTGTTGATGATCGAAAAGCGCCTGCGCCGCTACAAAAGCCGGCTGAAGGACCGATCGGCGCGCAAATCCCATGCGGCCAGCGCCGCGCTCGCCGGCCTTGACGGCGCGTTGCTCGATGCGCCGAGCTACGTGATCGAGGCGCCCGCCGAGGGCGACGAGGAGATCACCGGCTACAATCCCGTCATCATCGCCGAGAACACCACCGCGCTGAAGCGCCTGTCGGTGTCGGAAGCGGTGCTCGAACTCGATCTTTCGGGTGCACCCTGCATGGTTTTTCAGCACGGTTCCAGCGGGCGGGTGAACATCATCTACCGTCGCGCTGACGGCAACATCGGTTGGGTCGATCCGCCCGCCGTGAAGCCGTAG
- the rpoN gene encoding RNA polymerase factor sigma-54, with protein MALTQRLEFRQSQSLVMTPQLMQAIKLLQLSNLDLSTFVEEELERNPLLERASDGPEAPVAGEQQMAERGEFSEGGESGGDDFGEGGSSSGESYESAPEDWMSRDLGTRTEIEQTLDTGLDNVFSEEPAEAAARTAQDAAPTTYTEWGGGASGDEDYNLEAFVAAETTLSDHLAEQAAVAFVSPADRMIGQYLIDLVDEAGYLPVDLGQAADRLGAEQADVDAVLGVLQTFDPPGICARNLSECLAIQLRELDRYDPAMQALIEHLDLLAKRDFAALRKLCGVDDEDLVDMIGEIRRLDPKPGLKFGTTRTQTMVPDVYVRPGPDGGWLVELNSDTLPRVLVNQVYYSELSKTIRKDGDKSYFTDCLQNATWLVRALDQRARTILKVATEIVRQQDGFFTHGVAHLRPLNLKAVADAIQMHESTVSRVTANKYMATNRGTFELKYFFTASIASADGGEAHSAEAVRHHIKQLIDAEDPSAILSDDTIVEKLRAAGIDIARRTVAKYREAMRIPSSVQRRRDKQSMLAHALSSPASTDRTRDTASV; from the coding sequence ATGGCGTTGACGCAGAGATTAGAATTCCGCCAGTCACAGTCGCTGGTGATGACGCCGCAGCTGATGCAGGCGATCAAGCTCCTGCAGCTGTCCAATCTCGATCTCTCCACCTTCGTTGAAGAGGAACTGGAGCGCAATCCGCTGCTGGAGCGCGCGAGCGACGGCCCGGAAGCGCCGGTTGCCGGCGAGCAGCAGATGGCCGAGCGCGGCGAATTCTCCGAAGGCGGCGAGAGCGGTGGCGACGATTTCGGCGAGGGCGGCAGCAGCAGCGGCGAGAGCTATGAGAGCGCGCCAGAAGACTGGATGAGCCGTGATCTCGGCACCCGTACGGAGATCGAACAGACGCTCGATACCGGCCTCGACAATGTGTTCTCCGAGGAGCCGGCGGAAGCGGCGGCGCGCACGGCGCAGGACGCCGCGCCCACGACCTACACGGAATGGGGCGGCGGCGCCTCCGGCGACGAGGACTACAATCTCGAAGCTTTCGTCGCAGCCGAGACGACGCTGTCCGATCATCTCGCCGAACAGGCCGCGGTCGCCTTCGTCTCGCCGGCCGACCGCATGATCGGCCAGTACCTGATCGATCTCGTCGACGAAGCCGGCTACCTGCCGGTCGATCTCGGACAGGCCGCCGATCGCCTCGGCGCCGAGCAGGCCGATGTCGACGCGGTGCTGGGCGTGCTGCAGACCTTCGATCCGCCCGGCATCTGCGCGCGCAACCTGAGCGAATGCCTCGCGATCCAGCTGCGCGAGCTCGATCGCTACGACCCGGCGATGCAGGCGCTGATCGAGCATCTGGATCTCCTGGCGAAGCGCGACTTTGCAGCACTCCGCAAGCTGTGCGGCGTCGATGACGAAGACCTCGTCGACATGATCGGCGAGATCCGCCGGCTCGATCCGAAGCCGGGCCTGAAGTTCGGCACGACGCGCACGCAGACCATGGTGCCCGACGTCTATGTGCGTCCCGGTCCCGACGGCGGCTGGCTGGTCGAGCTCAACAGCGACACGCTGCCGCGCGTCCTGGTCAACCAGGTCTATTACTCCGAGCTGTCGAAGACGATCCGCAAGGACGGCGACAAGTCCTACTTCACCGACTGCCTGCAGAACGCGACGTGGCTGGTGCGTGCGCTCGACCAGCGTGCGCGCACGATCCTGAAGGTGGCGACTGAGATCGTGCGTCAGCAGGACGGCTTCTTCACTCACGGCGTCGCGCATCTGCGCCCGTTGAACCTGAAGGCCGTCGCGGATGCGATCCAGATGCACGAATCGACGGTGTCGCGCGTCACCGCCAACAAATACATGGCGACCAATCGCGGCACATTCGAGCTGAAATATTTCTTCACCGCCTCGATTGCGTCGGCCGATGGCGGCGAGGCGCATTCGGCGGAAGCCGTGCGGCATCACATCAAGCAGCTGATCGATGCGGAAGATCCCTCCGCAATTCTCTCCGACGATACCATCGTCGAGAAGCTGCGCGCCGCCGGCATCGACATCGCCCGCCGCACGGTCGCGAAATACCGGGAAGCAATGCGGATCCCGTCCTCGGTCCAGCGCCGCCGCGACAAGCAGAGCATGCTGGCGCATGCACTTTCGTCGCCGGCCAGCACCGACCGGACCCGGGATACCGCGTCAGTTTGA